Proteins found in one Haloferax litoreum genomic segment:
- a CDS encoding Mut7-C RNAse domain-containing protein encodes MTDENRPTRGIGADHPGTVASGVESPSPDDTALLLDVMLGKLATYLRMCGYDTAYAMDGDGGDPGDEALLHRVSEEHRVLLTRDISLAEQAPRSVLVAGRTPLDQLRELESVGFIISLGEFPARCSACNGVIDVLEDGDSVPEYAPELSETTLWRCRDCGQVYWRGSHWRDVESRLNES; translated from the coding sequence TTGACCGACGAGAACCGACCGACTAGAGGTATCGGGGCCGACCACCCCGGGACGGTCGCATCCGGCGTCGAGTCGCCCTCACCGGACGACACCGCACTCCTCCTCGACGTGATGCTCGGGAAATTGGCTACGTATCTACGGATGTGTGGCTACGATACCGCGTACGCGATGGACGGTGACGGGGGGGACCCCGGTGACGAAGCCCTGTTACATCGCGTGAGTGAGGAGCACCGTGTCCTCTTGACCCGCGATATCTCCCTCGCAGAACAGGCACCGCGAAGCGTCCTCGTCGCGGGCCGGACACCACTCGACCAACTCCGGGAACTCGAGTCAGTCGGGTTCATCATCTCACTCGGTGAGTTCCCTGCACGGTGTAGTGCGTGCAACGGAGTCATCGACGTGCTCGAAGACGGCGACTCAGTCCCCGAATACGCGCCAGAATTGAGCGAGACGACGTTGTGGCGGTGTCGTGACTGTGGGCAAGTGTACTGGCGCGGGAGTCACTGGCGCGACGTCGAATCGCGGCTGAACGAATCCTGA
- a CDS encoding DUF7139 domain-containing protein, protein MTSLSEAYHGGRGGPSLRRLSLGFGVFIAGALLVIAGIVVTTTDVYTLGGATLGEARELGGILGGLGVPAVFLGVFAVLPASRRTRAAAVIGASIAVLGVGLFSHAYPCQWTGATCGAGLTDLTLETVGVYFFGTITTFWCLFVGVANFKTRNDPGGTATVQVTKKGETRIVEVEKTVRGGLSGIGFLGGTPDGNVETQTNSPSGSGMGGAAGATDGGASSNAITPLDLEPTEAPKTTQSTQSTQTAQTAQSTQSAQRAGGSASTAGAPANAMEHPAAERPQTATVGDRYCGNCTYFEYVRTSEGLQPYCAAHDEMMQDMEECDEWFPRSRY, encoded by the coding sequence ATGACTAGTCTATCGGAGGCATATCACGGTGGCCGCGGCGGCCCGAGTCTCCGACGGCTGTCCCTGGGGTTCGGGGTGTTCATCGCCGGCGCACTGCTCGTCATCGCGGGCATCGTGGTCACGACCACCGACGTCTACACGTTGGGTGGGGCCACACTCGGCGAAGCACGCGAACTCGGGGGCATCCTCGGTGGCCTCGGCGTCCCCGCCGTCTTCCTCGGCGTGTTCGCGGTGCTACCAGCAAGCCGTCGGACTCGCGCTGCGGCAGTCATCGGTGCCAGCATCGCCGTCCTCGGTGTCGGACTGTTCTCGCACGCGTACCCGTGTCAGTGGACCGGTGCGACGTGTGGTGCGGGCCTGACAGACTTGACCCTAGAGACCGTCGGCGTCTACTTCTTCGGCACCATCACCACCTTCTGGTGTCTGTTCGTCGGCGTCGCCAACTTCAAGACGCGAAACGACCCCGGCGGCACGGCGACCGTTCAGGTGACGAAGAAGGGTGAGACCCGCATCGTCGAAGTCGAAAAGACGGTTCGCGGCGGACTCAGCGGCATCGGGTTCCTCGGTGGGACCCCCGACGGCAACGTCGAGACACAGACGAACTCGCCGTCCGGGTCGGGGATGGGCGGCGCCGCAGGTGCCACCGACGGTGGTGCCTCGTCGAACGCGATTACGCCACTCGACCTCGAACCGACTGAGGCCCCGAAAACCACCCAGTCCACCCAGTCCACACAGACCGCACAGACCGCACAGTCCACCCAGAGTGCGCAGCGTGCTGGTGGTTCGGCGTCCACCGCCGGCGCTCCCGCCAACGCCATGGAGCATCCGGCCGCGGAGCGACCACAGACTGCCACGGTCGGGGACCGATACTGTGGAAACTGCACGTACTTCGAGTACGTCCGCACCTCGGAGGGCCTCCAGCCGTACTGTGCGGCCCACGACGAGATGATGCAGGACATGGAAGAGTGCGACGAGTGGTTCCCTCGAAGTCGCTACTGA
- a CDS encoding DUF5789 family protein, producing MADEEADEAPVVELGEGESVEGAPLARVASRLTWPQEKSSILKKEGDAVIRTPSGPQTLEDILADVDETYFDTRQTFVNDVLDVVGRGPVATE from the coding sequence ATGGCTGACGAGGAAGCAGACGAGGCACCCGTCGTCGAACTGGGCGAAGGAGAGTCCGTCGAAGGTGCGCCCCTCGCGCGCGTCGCCTCTCGACTGACGTGGCCCCAGGAGAAGAGTAGCATTCTGAAGAAAGAAGGCGACGCGGTCATCCGCACGCCGAGTGGTCCGCAGACCCTCGAAGACATCCTCGCCGACGTCGACGAGACGTACTTCGACACGCGCCAGACCTTCGTCAACGACGTGCTCGACGTCGTTGGCCGTGGTCCGGTTGCGACCGAATAG
- a CDS encoding CPBP family glutamic-type intramembrane protease: MLRRRFARLPWLYRALLVGGVVGAAWSLWSLPAGDLTYRAVHDALLFILVPGAFALAHGKNLGWTVDRNALRNTVLLALFVLPFYLVGSSLPTIRTYYPMWHTSTALADFLPHAAQQLLVVVAAETYYRGLLCVGIREIGRKSALISPVLYAFHHVGKPPIELLLSAPTDVLFGLVDYESSSILPSIVAHGFGLVLLDWLVLHPPLFPPEDVAAALQWLPIPL, from the coding sequence GTGCTCCGTCGCCGGTTCGCGCGACTCCCGTGGCTCTACCGCGCCCTCCTCGTCGGAGGCGTGGTCGGTGCCGCGTGGAGTCTCTGGTCTCTTCCCGCCGGCGACCTTACCTACCGCGCGGTCCACGACGCCCTCCTGTTTATCCTCGTCCCCGGAGCATTCGCGCTCGCACACGGGAAGAACCTCGGGTGGACCGTCGACCGCAACGCACTCCGTAACACCGTCCTCCTCGCCCTCTTCGTCCTCCCGTTCTACCTCGTCGGGTCGTCGCTGCCGACGATTCGGACGTACTACCCGATGTGGCACACGTCGACGGCGCTCGCCGACTTCCTTCCGCACGCCGCACAGCAACTGCTCGTCGTCGTCGCTGCCGAGACGTACTACCGTGGCTTGCTCTGTGTCGGTATCCGTGAAATCGGCCGCAAGAGCGCACTCATCAGCCCGGTTCTCTACGCATTCCACCACGTCGGGAAACCGCCGATTGAACTCCTGCTGTCGGCCCCAACCGACGTGCTGTTCGGCCTCGTCGACTACGAGAGTAGCTCGATTCTCCCCTCCATCGTCGCTCACGGGTTCGGCCTCGTTCTCCTCGACTGGTTGGTACTGCACCCACCGTTGTTCCCACCGGAAGACGTCGCGGCCGCGTTGCAGTGGCTTCCGATTCCGCTATGA
- a CDS encoding GrpB family protein encodes MTDSDDDSAHAMADDSGLGLARGTVELVSHNPAWYDAYEREVDRLRPRLGPNVLGFEHVGSTAVPGLAAKPIVDMLVLVADLGETGEVARVLADAGYEERLNDEVPDRRFFAHGPPSRRTHYLSVTERGSDCHREQVVFRDALRSNPDLAAEYEQKKRALADAHPDDRESYTDAKAKFVQSVLDDCDLD; translated from the coding sequence ATGACTGACTCGGACGACGACTCGGCCCACGCAATGGCCGACGACTCGGGACTCGGACTCGCTCGCGGAACAGTCGAACTCGTCTCACACAATCCGGCGTGGTACGACGCGTACGAGCGCGAAGTCGACCGTCTCCGCCCACGCCTCGGACCCAACGTCCTCGGGTTCGAACACGTCGGCAGCACCGCGGTTCCGGGACTCGCCGCGAAGCCAATCGTCGACATGCTCGTTCTCGTTGCGGACCTCGGCGAGACGGGCGAAGTGGCCCGCGTGCTCGCCGACGCGGGGTACGAGGAACGACTGAACGACGAGGTTCCGGACCGACGTTTCTTCGCCCACGGGCCACCCTCGCGTCGCACGCACTACCTCTCTGTGACCGAACGAGGGAGCGACTGTCACCGCGAACAGGTGGTGTTTCGTGACGCGTTGCGCTCGAATCCGGACCTTGCGGCCGAGTACGAACAGAAGAAGCGGGCGTTGGCCGACGCGCACCCAGACGACCGCGAATCGTACACCGACGCAAAAGCGAAGTTCGTCCAGTCTGTCCTCGACGACTGCGATTTGGACTGA
- a CDS encoding DUF302 domain-containing protein — MALPIDPTAIEPEDIGEERVVLDMDHEAAIEHVREAFTDAGFGVATEFSPSEMLNEKVDAGRDPYYVLGACNPAMADRALTATDNKMGGLFPCNVVIWEEEPGKQVVYHLSIMRVARLIGIGPDNEEMADIIADTGELVEKALANLDAVEA; from the coding sequence ATGGCACTCCCAATCGACCCGACCGCCATCGAACCGGAAGACATCGGCGAGGAACGCGTCGTTCTCGACATGGACCACGAGGCGGCAATCGAGCACGTCCGCGAGGCATTCACGGACGCCGGGTTCGGTGTCGCAACCGAATTTTCGCCGTCGGAGATGCTCAACGAGAAAGTCGACGCCGGCCGTGACCCGTACTACGTCCTCGGTGCCTGCAACCCCGCGATGGCGGACCGCGCTCTCACCGCCACCGACAACAAGATGGGTGGCCTCTTCCCGTGCAACGTGGTCATCTGGGAGGAAGAACCCGGGAAGCAAGTCGTCTACCACCTGAGCATCATGCGCGTCGCTCGCCTCATCGGCATCGGACCGGACAACGAGGAGATGGCGGACATCATCGCCGACACGGGCGAACTCGTCGAAAAAGCCCTCGCCAACCTCGACGCCGTCGAGGCCTGA